One window from the genome of Streptomyces sp. NBC_01476 encodes:
- a CDS encoding GntR family transcriptional regulator: MSLLDDGGPIFAQIAAELANQIADGTVGEGERVASSNELAAFYRVNPATAARSLTVLSDEGLVEKRRGVGMFVAKGARERLVDARRQRFADRYVRPLVVEAARLGIGADELLGLVRDELASVEVTTGGAA, translated from the coding sequence ATGTCACTCCTCGATGACGGCGGGCCGATCTTCGCCCAGATCGCCGCCGAGCTGGCGAACCAGATCGCCGACGGAACAGTCGGTGAGGGAGAACGCGTCGCGTCCAGCAACGAACTCGCCGCCTTCTACCGGGTCAACCCGGCCACGGCCGCGCGCAGTCTCACCGTGCTCTCGGACGAGGGCCTGGTGGAGAAGCGGCGCGGCGTCGGCATGTTCGTCGCCAAGGGGGCGCGGGAGCGGCTGGTGGATGCCCGGCGGCAGCGCTTCGCCGACCGTTACGTACGGCCGCTGGTGGTCGAGGCGGCACGGCTCGGCATCGGGGCGGACGAACTGCTCGGGCTGGTTCGCGACGAACTGGCCTCGGTCGAGGTGACGACGGGAGGAGCGGCATGA
- a CDS encoding ABC transporter ATP-binding protein, whose amino-acid sequence MTPAVAVTGVGRHYRGHQALTDVTFEIGTPCITGLVGRNGAGKTTLLRILAGQEFATAGRVHVFGAGPLENDAVLRRMILVREDQTYPDLRVRHAITAASLLYPNWDAELAGTLLDAYELPPARPIKKLSRGMRTALGIIVGLAARAELTLFDEPYAGLDAVARTLFYDQLLADYTAHPRCIVLSTHLIDEAAELLDRVLVIDHGRLVLDALTDDLRGTATTVTGPVSGVERFVAGRTTLSRRTMGTQTRAVMVGRLDERDRELAGHLHLRLEGVTLQQLAVHAAEQAERNEHAEHNGHADPSGLTSARAS is encoded by the coding sequence ATGACGCCGGCCGTCGCGGTCACCGGGGTCGGGCGCCACTACCGCGGCCACCAGGCACTGACCGATGTCACCTTCGAGATCGGCACGCCGTGCATCACCGGACTGGTGGGCCGCAACGGCGCCGGGAAGACCACGCTGCTGCGCATCCTGGCCGGTCAGGAGTTCGCCACCGCCGGACGGGTGCACGTATTCGGGGCCGGGCCGCTGGAGAACGACGCGGTGCTGCGCCGGATGATCCTCGTACGGGAGGACCAGACCTACCCCGACCTGCGGGTGCGGCACGCGATCACGGCCGCGTCGCTGCTCTACCCGAACTGGGACGCCGAGCTGGCCGGCACACTGCTGGACGCGTACGAGCTGCCGCCGGCCCGGCCGATCAAGAAGCTGTCGCGCGGCATGCGGACCGCGCTCGGCATCATCGTCGGACTGGCCGCCCGGGCCGAACTCACCCTGTTCGACGAGCCGTACGCGGGCCTGGACGCGGTCGCCCGCACGCTCTTCTACGACCAGCTGCTGGCCGACTACACCGCCCACCCGCGGTGCATCGTGCTCTCGACCCACCTCATCGACGAGGCCGCCGAACTCCTCGACCGGGTCCTGGTCATCGATCACGGCCGGCTGGTCCTCGACGCGCTCACCGACGACCTGCGCGGCACCGCCACCACCGTCACCGGGCCGGTGAGCGGCGTGGAGCGGTTCGTGGCCGGCCGTACGACGCTGAGCCGGCGCACGATGGGTACGCAGACCAGGGCGGTGATGGTCGGCCGGCTCGACGAGCGCGACCGCGAACTCGCCGGGCATCTGCATCTGCGCCTGGAGGGGGTCACCCTCCAGCAGCTCGCGGTCCACGCGGCCGAGCAGGCCGAGCGCAACGAGCACGCCGAGCACAACGGGCACGCCGACCCGTCCGGACTCACCTCAGCGAGGGCATCCTGA
- a CDS encoding RBBP9/YdeN family alpha/beta hydrolase, whose amino-acid sequence METRSFLVLHGVENHRPAGHWQYELVQRLREDGEQVLYPQLPDADGPSLTAWVGAIEAELEKMRGERVVICHSLACAAWFHLAAANREAPAADRLLLVSPPGPSTFTWDVIAGFAPASLELAGLRLAAQPPRLAYSDNDPYCSEDAATIYGEPLRCDIDLLSGAGHITPADGYGPWPSARNWCLDPTTRLTVNG is encoded by the coding sequence ATGGAGACGCGGAGCTTTCTGGTGCTGCACGGTGTCGAGAACCACCGGCCGGCCGGGCACTGGCAGTACGAGTTGGTGCAGCGGTTGCGGGAGGACGGGGAACAGGTCCTCTACCCGCAACTCCCCGATGCCGACGGGCCGTCGCTCACCGCGTGGGTCGGGGCGATCGAGGCGGAGCTGGAGAAGATGCGCGGCGAGCGGGTCGTGATCTGCCACAGCCTGGCGTGCGCGGCATGGTTCCACCTCGCCGCGGCCAACCGCGAGGCCCCGGCCGCCGACCGTCTGCTGCTGGTGAGCCCGCCCGGGCCCTCCACCTTCACGTGGGACGTCATCGCGGGGTTCGCCCCCGCATCCCTTGAACTCGCCGGGCTCCGACTCGCCGCACAGCCACCCCGGTTGGCGTACTCCGACAACGACCCCTACTGCTCGGAGGACGCCGCCACCATCTACGGCGAGCCTCTGCGCTGCGACATCGACCTCCTCAGCGGAGCGGGTCACATAACCCCGGCCGACGGCTACGGCCCCTGGCCTTCCGCCCGGAACTGGTGCCTCGACCCCACCACCCGCCTCACGGTGAACGGGTAA
- a CDS encoding DUF397 domain-containing protein → MTTKADILRSAAWFKSSYSNAQGECVEGARLAGGAMAVRDAKDPQGPALVFSGAAWSAFTAAVRDGELPMA, encoded by the coding sequence ATGACCACCAAGGCCGACATCCTGCGCTCCGCCGCCTGGTTCAAGTCGAGCTACAGCAACGCCCAGGGCGAATGCGTCGAGGGTGCCCGCCTTGCGGGCGGGGCCATGGCGGTCCGTGATGCGAAGGACCCTCAGGGTCCCGCCCTGGTCTTCTCCGGTGCCGCCTGGTCCGCCTTCACGGCAGCCGTACGCGACGGCGAACTGCCCATGGCCTGA
- a CDS encoding helix-turn-helix domain-containing protein — translation MITDVEAATPALCRLQLGSELRQLRLNAGITGARVVKKLIWSPSKLTRLETGENSTVEPADAVALCSIYEADAETTARLRGYAAVTKTKRDWWLSPEYRPVIPPGLKAFLDLEATAVGLQNYQAEFVPGLLQTEAYVRAINQWGPQKPSDEDAGRIAAIRTKRQEVLSRPDSPLKFTAIINEAVLRRPVGEPPVMRDQLTHIVDVVESLPNVRVQVVPFRVGVHSGMDGSFVVIQFPDKLGLKPMVYLEGLVDAWVKRSDSDVERYAEAISDLQALAPGPKESLSMIKEAIKEH, via the coding sequence ATGATCACGGACGTGGAAGCGGCAACGCCTGCCTTGTGCCGTCTCCAACTCGGCAGCGAGTTACGCCAACTCCGCCTGAACGCCGGCATCACGGGCGCTCGGGTGGTCAAGAAGCTGATCTGGAGCCCCTCCAAGCTCACCCGGCTGGAGACGGGAGAAAACTCAACCGTCGAACCGGCCGACGCGGTTGCTCTGTGCTCCATCTACGAAGCGGACGCCGAGACCACGGCTCGTTTGCGAGGCTACGCGGCCGTCACCAAAACGAAGCGTGACTGGTGGCTGTCGCCGGAGTATCGCCCGGTCATCCCTCCCGGCCTCAAGGCGTTTCTCGACCTGGAGGCGACGGCGGTCGGACTTCAGAACTACCAGGCCGAGTTCGTTCCCGGACTGCTCCAGACCGAGGCGTACGTCCGTGCGATCAATCAATGGGGCCCTCAGAAGCCCTCGGACGAGGACGCCGGCCGGATCGCCGCCATCCGCACCAAGCGGCAGGAAGTTCTCAGCCGCCCCGATTCCCCGCTGAAGTTCACGGCGATCATCAACGAGGCTGTGCTGCGTCGCCCCGTGGGGGAACCACCGGTCATGCGTGACCAGCTCACCCACATTGTCGACGTGGTGGAGTCGCTGCCCAATGTGCGTGTGCAGGTCGTGCCGTTCCGTGTAGGCGTTCATTCGGGAATGGACGGGTCGTTCGTCGTCATCCAGTTCCCCGACAAGCTCGGGCTGAAGCCGATGGTTTATCTGGAGGGGCTGGTCGACGCCTGGGTCAAGCGCAGCGACAGCGACGTGGAGCGTTACGCGGAGGCGATCTCCGACCTGCAAGCCCTTGCTCCGGGACCGAAGGAGTCCCTGAGCATGATCAAGGAAGCGATCAAGGAGCATTGA
- a CDS encoding ATP-binding protein gives MRQPAVEHERDTVTTDDVLADTEAVLVRDSNAPRQARRYVLAVLYRLGTAQEVAEAAEVVTSELVTNSVTYGQARMVRVGVTVRPASVTITVSDGAPYRPLPPAAEAGPDDENGRGLFLVEALADRWGHRCAGVEPSDGTAVWAELRWWAGGQRGWGRTRPDS, from the coding sequence ATGCGTCAGCCCGCCGTAGAACACGAGCGCGACACCGTGACGACGGACGACGTCCTCGCGGATACCGAGGCCGTACTGGTGCGGGACTCCAACGCCCCGCGCCAGGCACGGCGTTACGTGCTCGCGGTGCTGTACCGGCTGGGTACGGCGCAGGAGGTCGCGGAGGCGGCCGAGGTCGTCACGAGCGAACTCGTCACGAACAGCGTCACGTACGGGCAGGCCAGGATGGTGCGGGTCGGGGTGACCGTTCGCCCGGCGAGCGTCACGATCACCGTGTCGGACGGCGCCCCGTACCGGCCGCTGCCGCCGGCCGCCGAGGCGGGGCCCGACGACGAGAACGGCCGCGGGCTGTTCCTCGTCGAGGCGCTGGCGGACCGGTGGGGGCATCGCTGCGCCGGGGTTGAGCCGTCGGACGGTACCGCCGTGTGGGCTGAACTGCGCTGGTGGGCCGGGGGTCAGCGGGGGTGGGGGCGGACCAGGCCCGATTCGTAG
- a CDS encoding response regulator transcription factor: MTARPPGNPDVRSLRVLLADDQALMRGALRVLVESEADLEVVGEAADGAEAVALARAERPDVVLMDIRMPGTDGIAATREITADPALARTAVLVLTTFDADEYVVRAITAGAAGFLGKGAEPGELLGAIRTVAAGDALLSPSATKSLIARFVAQQQKELAEPPRPVPGLDSLTGREREVLIEVAGGLSNDAIAARLGVSPLTVKTHINHTMAKLAARDRAQLVVAAYESGLVRPHPR; encoded by the coding sequence ATGACCGCGCGGCCTCCCGGGAACCCCGACGTCCGATCGCTGAGAGTGCTGCTCGCCGACGACCAGGCGCTGATGCGGGGGGCGTTGCGGGTGCTGGTCGAGTCGGAGGCGGACCTGGAGGTGGTCGGCGAGGCGGCCGACGGGGCCGAGGCGGTGGCGCTTGCCAGGGCCGAGCGGCCGGACGTGGTGCTGATGGACATCCGGATGCCCGGCACCGACGGCATCGCCGCCACCCGGGAGATCACCGCCGATCCGGCGCTGGCGCGGACCGCCGTCCTGGTGCTGACCACGTTCGACGCCGACGAGTACGTGGTGCGGGCGATCACCGCGGGGGCCGCCGGTTTCCTCGGCAAGGGCGCGGAACCCGGTGAACTGCTGGGCGCCATCCGTACGGTGGCCGCCGGGGACGCCCTGCTCTCGCCGTCCGCCACCAAGAGCCTGATCGCCCGGTTCGTGGCCCAGCAGCAGAAGGAGCTCGCCGAGCCGCCCCGCCCGGTCCCCGGACTCGACTCCCTCACCGGCCGCGAACGCGAGGTCCTGATCGAGGTGGCCGGCGGCCTCTCCAACGACGCGATCGCGGCCCGCCTCGGCGTCAGCCCGCTCACCGTCAAGACCCACATCAACCACACGATGGCGAAACTCGCCGCCCGCGACCGAGCCCAACTCGTCGTAGCCGCCTACGAATCGGGCCTGGTCCGCCCCCACCCCCGCTGA
- a CDS encoding sensor histidine kinase, translated as MPYPRSRAFAVPCRWLRAHQGTADAVLAAVFFALILLGTVAGVDRYRLGGVDTALVAVACGSLALRRRAPWAVLGFTCLLTALFIVLRQTDGRNPVILTAAVALCTVAARTDRPTTRATGLAVCVGLTALAMIFGPRPWYCEANFAVFAWTGMAAAAGDAVRSRKAYVAAVEERAVRAERSREEEAKRRVAEERMRIARELHDVVAHHIALVNVQAGVAAHVMDSRPDQAKQALAHVREASRSALDELRATVGLLRQHGEPEAPMEPAPGLGVLDQLIDGFRRAGLKVTVECRCGTPAALPASVDLTAYRVIQESLTNVQKHAGPDAGAVIRISRDPGALEVVVDDDGAAAPVPPQPATAPAGVMGGHGLLGMHERASALGGVCRAGARPGGGFRVFVRLPLSVPPRTGPLLMPHPADGTTG; from the coding sequence GTGCCGTATCCGCGCAGCAGAGCCTTCGCCGTGCCGTGCCGGTGGCTGCGGGCCCATCAGGGGACCGCGGACGCCGTGCTGGCGGCCGTGTTCTTCGCGCTGATCCTGCTCGGCACGGTGGCCGGCGTCGACCGCTACCGGCTGGGCGGCGTGGACACCGCCCTGGTCGCGGTGGCCTGCGGGTCGCTGGCGCTGCGCCGCCGGGCGCCCTGGGCGGTGCTCGGCTTCACCTGTCTGCTCACCGCGCTCTTCATCGTGCTGCGCCAGACGGACGGCCGTAATCCGGTGATCCTGACCGCGGCCGTCGCGCTGTGCACGGTCGCCGCCCGTACCGACCGCCCCACCACCCGTGCCACCGGCCTCGCCGTCTGCGTCGGACTGACCGCGCTCGCCATGATCTTCGGCCCCCGCCCCTGGTACTGCGAGGCCAACTTCGCGGTGTTCGCCTGGACCGGGATGGCCGCCGCGGCCGGTGACGCGGTACGCAGCCGCAAGGCGTACGTGGCCGCGGTCGAGGAGCGTGCGGTGCGTGCCGAACGGTCCAGGGAGGAAGAGGCGAAGCGGCGCGTCGCCGAGGAACGGATGCGGATCGCCCGGGAGTTGCACGACGTCGTGGCCCACCACATCGCGCTGGTCAACGTCCAGGCCGGAGTCGCCGCCCACGTCATGGACAGCCGGCCCGACCAGGCCAAGCAGGCCCTGGCCCATGTGCGCGAGGCGAGCCGCTCCGCACTGGACGAACTCCGCGCCACCGTAGGGCTGTTGCGTCAGCACGGTGAACCCGAGGCGCCGATGGAACCCGCCCCCGGCCTCGGCGTGCTCGACCAACTCATCGACGGTTTCCGCCGGGCGGGCCTGAAGGTGACCGTGGAGTGCCGTTGCGGTACGCCCGCCGCCCTCCCGGCGAGCGTCGACCTCACCGCGTACCGGGTGATCCAGGAGTCGCTCACCAACGTCCAGAAGCACGCGGGTCCGGACGCCGGGGCGGTGATACGGATCAGCCGCGACCCGGGCGCCCTCGAAGTCGTGGTGGACGATGACGGTGCCGCCGCGCCTGTTCCCCCGCAGCCTGCGACCGCCCCCGCCGGCGTGATGGGCGGCCATGGCCTGCTCGGCATGCACGAACGCGCCAGCGCCCTGGGGGGCGTCTGCCGCGCCGGGGCCCGCCCCGGGGGCGGCTTCCGCGTCTTCGTCCGCCTGCCGCTGTCGGTGCCGCCGCGCACCGGGCCGCTCCTGATGCCGCATCCCGCGGACGGGACGACGGGCTGA
- the pspAA gene encoding PspA-associated protein PspAA, with translation MIVRIMGEGQVELDNARFTELNTLDDQLLAAIQAGDEEGFRRTLDALLDAVRRLGEPLPDDSLEPSELILPSPDATLEEVRAMLRDDGLIPG, from the coding sequence ATGATCGTCAGGATCATGGGGGAGGGCCAGGTGGAGCTGGACAACGCCCGCTTCACCGAACTCAACACGCTGGACGACCAGTTGCTCGCCGCGATCCAGGCAGGCGACGAGGAGGGCTTCCGCCGCACCTTGGACGCCTTGCTCGACGCCGTCAGGCGGCTCGGTGAGCCGCTGCCCGACGACTCCCTGGAGCCGTCGGAACTCATCCTGCCGTCCCCGGACGCGACCCTCGAAGAGGTCCGCGCGATGCTCCGCGACGACGGCCTCATCCCGGGCTGA
- a CDS encoding PspA/IM30 family protein → MSGVMKRMGLIFRAKANKALDRAEDPRETLDYSYQKQLELLQKVRRGVADVATSRKRLELQLTELQRKSTTYEDQGRKALALGREDLAREALSRRAALQQQVSDLEVQHTQLQGEEEKLTVASQRLQAKVDAFRTKKETIKATYTAAQAQTQIGEAFSGISEEMGDVGLAVQRAEDKTEQLRARAGALDELLASGALDDPSGLAKDDIQAELDRLSGGSDVELELQKMKAELAGGSPQQAIEGGKPGQTSQSQPQDTPRFDKQ, encoded by the coding sequence ATGAGCGGTGTCATGAAGCGGATGGGACTGATTTTCCGCGCGAAGGCGAACAAGGCCCTGGACCGGGCCGAGGACCCGCGCGAGACGCTCGACTACTCGTACCAGAAGCAGCTGGAACTGCTGCAGAAGGTACGCAGGGGCGTGGCGGACGTCGCCACCTCCCGCAAGCGGCTCGAACTGCAGCTCACCGAGCTGCAGCGGAAGTCGACCACCTACGAGGACCAGGGCCGCAAGGCGCTGGCGCTCGGCCGTGAGGACCTGGCCCGGGAGGCGCTCTCCCGTAGGGCGGCCCTCCAGCAGCAGGTCAGCGACCTGGAGGTGCAGCACACGCAGCTCCAGGGCGAGGAGGAGAAGCTCACGGTCGCCTCCCAGCGGCTGCAGGCCAAGGTGGACGCCTTCCGGACGAAGAAGGAGACCATCAAGGCCACCTACACCGCCGCCCAGGCGCAGACCCAGATCGGCGAGGCCTTCTCGGGCATCTCCGAGGAGATGGGCGACGTCGGCCTGGCGGTCCAGCGGGCCGAGGACAAGACCGAGCAGCTGCGCGCCCGGGCCGGTGCCCTGGACGAGCTGCTGGCCTCCGGCGCCCTGGACGACCCGAGCGGCCTGGCCAAGGACGACATCCAGGCGGAGCTCGACCGGCTCTCCGGCGGCAGCGACGTCGAGCTGGAACTGCAGAAGATGAAGGCGGAGCTGGCGGGCGGCAGCCCCCAGCAGGCGATCGAGGGTGGCAAGCCCGGCCAGACCTCGCAGAGCCAGCCGCAGGACACCCCGCGGTTCGACAAGCAGTAG
- a CDS encoding DUF3043 domain-containing protein codes for MFRRRSPDELSSTTGTAVLEDQSRDPQAPKGRPTPKRSEAQSQRRKAVVAPKDRKAAARQAREARRADLAKQRQALAGGDERHLPARDRGPVRKFARDYVDARMRVAEFFLPVAVVILVLSIVRIGSLQNLSLLLWLVVIVAIVVDSVVTGLRLRRQLRTRFADKNVKGAVAYALMRTLQMRRLRLPKPQVERGTKL; via the coding sequence GTGTTCCGACGCCGTTCTCCAGATGAGCTGTCCTCCACCACCGGTACTGCCGTGCTCGAGGACCAGTCCCGCGACCCGCAGGCTCCCAAGGGCCGCCCCACTCCCAAGCGCAGCGAGGCTCAGAGCCAGCGGCGCAAGGCGGTGGTCGCGCCCAAGGACCGCAAGGCCGCGGCCAGGCAGGCCCGCGAGGCCCGCCGCGCCGACCTGGCCAAGCAGCGCCAGGCGCTGGCCGGTGGTGACGAGCGCCATCTGCCGGCCCGTGACCGCGGCCCGGTGCGGAAGTTCGCGCGGGACTACGTCGACGCGCGGATGCGGGTGGCGGAGTTCTTCCTGCCGGTGGCGGTCGTGATCCTGGTGCTGAGCATCGTGCGGATCGGCTCCCTGCAGAACCTCTCGCTGCTGCTGTGGCTGGTGGTGATCGTGGCGATCGTGGTCGATTCCGTCGTCACGGGCCTGCGGCTGCGGCGCCAGCTGCGGACGCGCTTCGCGGACAAGAACGTCAAGGGTGCGGTGGCGTACGCCCTGATGCGGACGCTCCAGATGCGCCGGCTGCGGTTGCCGAAGCCGCAGGTCGAGCGCGGCACCAAGCTCTGA
- a CDS encoding class I SAM-dependent methyltransferase has translation MVTRQLDEQLTLHFPQPAGAHARRRLRVLDIGPGQGTQALRLARAGHLVTGLEADPAMLAVLRAAVAGEPDEVRGRLVVLQGDGRETGRHFGPACFDVVLCHGVLMYVPDPEPMLAALARVLAPGGLLSLLVRNGDALAMRPGLLANWVGALDAFGATGYTNRLGLATRADRLEPLTATLAGIGVPLHSWYGVRIFTDTAPDQARAPQDVQELGLLLAAEERAGRTDPYRSVAALLHLCGVRG, from the coding sequence CTGGTCACCCGGCAGCTGGACGAGCAGCTGACCCTCCACTTCCCGCAGCCCGCGGGCGCGCACGCCCGGCGCCGGCTGCGGGTGCTCGACATCGGCCCCGGACAGGGCACGCAGGCGCTGCGGCTGGCCCGGGCCGGCCACCTGGTCACCGGCCTGGAAGCCGACCCGGCGATGCTCGCGGTGCTGCGGGCCGCGGTGGCGGGCGAGCCGGACGAGGTCCGCGGGCGTCTCGTCGTCCTCCAGGGCGACGGCCGGGAGACCGGGAGGCACTTCGGTCCCGCCTGCTTCGACGTGGTGCTCTGCCACGGCGTGCTGATGTACGTGCCCGACCCGGAGCCGATGCTGGCGGCGCTGGCCCGGGTGCTCGCGCCCGGCGGGCTGCTGTCGCTGCTGGTACGGAACGGCGACGCGCTCGCGATGCGGCCTGGGCTCCTGGCCAACTGGGTCGGGGCGCTCGACGCTTTCGGCGCCACGGGCTACACCAACCGGCTGGGGCTGGCGACGCGGGCCGACCGCCTGGAACCGCTGACCGCGACGCTGGCCGGGATCGGGGTGCCGCTGCACTCCTGGTACGGCGTGCGGATCTTCACCGACACCGCCCCGGACCAGGCGCGGGCACCGCAGGACGTACAGGAACTGGGCCTGCTGCTGGCCGCGGAGGAACGCGCCGGCCGAACAGATCCCTACCGCTCGGTGGCGGCGCTGCTGCACCTGTGCGGGGTACGCGGCTGA
- a CDS encoding S1C family serine protease — protein MSRSHPSRTRLLLSGAAGVCAAALLAAGCSSDSDSGASGAPTDAPNQVAPAAAASNGGDALQSAYQDTVRNVLPSVVQITTKSDLGSGVVYDDKGDIVTNAHVVGNATTFQVSLATGGSPLAARLISSFPANDLAVIRLTSPPGDLKPAKFADSSKVSVGQIVLAMGNPLGLSSSVTQGIVSATDRTVSESSDESGGGTGATIPDLVQTSAAINPGNSGGALVDLDNEVIGIPTLAATDPQLGSGAAPGIGFAIPSSAVKRIADQIIKHGKVTDSGRAALGVTVRGVVGQNFQPAGVAVVAVAKNGAAAKAGLRAGDVITEVGGDPITTVQSLTEALTDFKPGQKVKVTFTRNGATRSVEATLGSL, from the coding sequence ATGAGTCGATCGCACCCGTCCCGTACCCGTCTCCTGCTGTCCGGCGCCGCCGGCGTCTGCGCCGCGGCGCTGCTGGCCGCCGGTTGCAGCTCGGACTCCGACTCCGGCGCCTCCGGTGCCCCGACCGACGCGCCGAACCAGGTGGCCCCGGCGGCTGCCGCGTCCAATGGCGGCGACGCCCTGCAGAGCGCGTACCAGGACACGGTCAGGAACGTACTGCCGTCGGTGGTCCAGATCACCACCAAGTCGGATCTCGGCTCCGGCGTCGTCTACGACGACAAGGGCGACATCGTCACCAACGCGCACGTCGTCGGGAACGCCACCACCTTCCAGGTGTCGCTGGCCACCGGCGGCAGCCCGCTCGCCGCCAGGCTGATCTCCTCCTTCCCGGCGAACGACCTCGCGGTGATCCGGCTGACGTCCCCGCCCGGCGACCTCAAGCCGGCGAAGTTCGCCGACTCCTCCAAGGTGTCCGTCGGCCAGATCGTGCTGGCCATGGGCAACCCGCTGGGTCTGTCCAGCAGTGTCACGCAGGGCATCGTCTCGGCGACCGACCGTACGGTCAGCGAGAGCTCGGACGAGTCGGGCGGCGGAACCGGCGCCACCATTCCCGACCTGGTGCAGACGTCGGCGGCGATCAACCCCGGCAACAGCGGCGGCGCGCTGGTCGACCTCGACAACGAGGTGATCGGCATCCCGACGCTGGCCGCGACCGACCCGCAGCTCGGCAGTGGGGCGGCGCCCGGGATCGGTTTCGCGATCCCGTCCAGCGCGGTGAAGCGGATCGCCGACCAGATCATCAAGCACGGCAAGGTCACCGACTCCGGGCGAGCCGCGCTCGGCGTCACCGTCCGCGGGGTGGTCGGCCAGAACTTCCAGCCCGCCGGGGTGGCGGTGGTGGCCGTGGCGAAGAACGGGGCCGCGGCGAAGGCGGGGCTGCGGGCCGGGGACGTCATCACCGAGGTGGGCGGCGATCCGATCACCACGGTGCAGTCGCTGACGGAGGCGCTGACGGACTTCAAGCCGGGGCAGAAGGTGAAGGTCACGTTCACGCGGAACGGGGCGACGCGGTCGGTGGAGGCGACGCTGGGGTCGCTGTAG
- a CDS encoding bifunctional adenosylcobinamide kinase/adenosylcobinamide-phosphate guanylyltransferase, which produces MELTLLGTGGPEGLPLPDCPCAACAVAVGAGARAATAVVVDGLVLLDLTPGVAMAAARAGQPLGGLRMVLLSHPHDGPPVEVPAGLPAPVRLPDGERLPLTTGHRVEAVAVDAPGTGYAVESPDGFRVLYLPPGCGPAGVSAGGPPYDLVLLDVVGRPDGLARLREVGAVISTTDVVAVHLDHEAPPEPELTRRLAALGARAVPDGTTLVAGDYQEVPDVPRRTLVLGGARSGKSLEAERRLSAFPGVVYVATGGSRAGDAEWAARVAVHRERRPAGWRTEETCDLLPLLADAGGPPLLIDCLSLWLTHTLDAADAWTSPAAGLPAVHAATAGLVAGWRATRRTVVAVSNEVGSGVVPPTPAGRLFRDELGRLNAALAAESEHVLLVVAGQAVRLRG; this is translated from the coding sequence GTGGAACTGACTCTGCTCGGCACCGGCGGCCCCGAGGGCCTGCCGCTGCCCGACTGTCCCTGTGCCGCTTGCGCGGTCGCCGTCGGCGCCGGGGCGCGGGCGGCGACCGCGGTGGTGGTGGACGGCCTGGTGCTGCTGGACCTGACCCCGGGGGTGGCGATGGCCGCGGCCCGGGCCGGGCAGCCGCTCGGGGGCCTGCGGATGGTGCTGTTGTCCCACCCGCACGACGGGCCCCCGGTGGAGGTCCCGGCCGGGCTGCCGGCGCCGGTCCGGCTGCCGGACGGGGAACGGCTGCCGCTGACCACCGGGCACCGGGTGGAGGCGGTGGCGGTGGACGCGCCCGGTACGGGGTACGCGGTCGAGTCGCCGGACGGCTTCCGGGTGCTGTATCTGCCGCCGGGGTGCGGACCCGCGGGGGTCTCGGCCGGCGGGCCGCCGTACGACCTGGTGCTGCTCGACGTGGTGGGGCGCCCGGACGGGCTGGCCCGGCTGCGGGAGGTGGGCGCGGTCATCTCGACGACCGATGTGGTCGCCGTACATCTCGATCACGAGGCGCCGCCCGAGCCGGAGTTGACGCGGCGGCTGGCGGCGCTCGGGGCGCGGGCGGTGCCGGACGGTACGACGCTGGTGGCCGGTGACTACCAGGAAGTGCCGGATGTGCCGCGGCGCACGCTGGTGCTCGGCGGGGCCCGGTCGGGCAAGTCGCTGGAGGCGGAGCGGCGGCTCTCGGCTTTCCCGGGGGTCGTCTACGTGGCCACCGGGGGGAGCCGGGCGGGGGACGCGGAGTGGGCGGCGCGGGTCGCCGTGCACCGGGAGCGCCGGCCGGCCGGGTGGCGTACGGAGGAGACCTGCGACCTCCTGCCGCTCCTCGCCGACGCCGGGGGGCCGCCGCTGCTCATCGACTGCCTCTCGCTCTGGCTCACCCACACCCTCGACGCGGCCGACGCGTGGACGTCTCCTGCGGCGGGCCTGCCGGCCGTGCACGCGGCCACCGCCGGACTCGTCGCCGGGTGGCGCGCCACCCGCCGCACGGTCGTGGCGGTCTCCAACGAGGTCGGCTCCGGCGTCGTCCCCCCGACCCCGGCGGGCCGCCTCTTCCGTGACGAGCTCGGCCGCCTCAACGCCGCGCTGGCCGCGGAGTCGGAGCATGTCCTCCTCGTCGTCGCCGGCCAGGCCGTCCGTCTGCGCGGCTGA